In a single window of the Streptomyces cinnabarinus genome:
- a CDS encoding esterase/lipase family protein, producing MRHPVVLVPGLLGSVLEGPAGPLWAPGLPVLRALGALRDPEAAGHPLTPAAEGPPVTASRLFPDVAVLPGLMRIKGYSQTEAWVRRHFAVHDGPGGGLLTFPYDWRLDNRVHAHRLAKEVDAHLRAFRERTGADEAQVVIVAHSMGGLIARYYLEVLQGWRDCRALITLGTPHRGSPRALDALANGFRHLPGVGALTRRLPSVHQLLPVYPVLDSGAGHLRLAESGPLPGLRPELVADGLQFHREIETAARDSAAAHRVLVPVVGTRQRTTLQSARFDGRVVRCSTDPPGPRVPAELADGDGTVPRLSAMPARLPEHQCRFVPEAHSALQLPRVLTGQLLELLRHLQLPGLKDVLGPAAPAAAPPPAAISSELEDAYPGTGPARLRARVVGGNRPPDRLRASLTGDDGATYEVELLAAGDEREARFEAAPTLPPGLYDVRISADSGTPAPEPVQDCFAVLTDGAAP from the coding sequence GTGAGGCATCCCGTCGTCCTGGTCCCGGGACTTCTGGGCAGTGTCCTGGAGGGGCCCGCGGGGCCGTTGTGGGCGCCGGGGCTGCCGGTGCTCAGGGCGCTCGGCGCGTTGCGCGACCCGGAGGCCGCCGGGCACCCGTTGACGCCCGCCGCGGAAGGGCCGCCCGTCACGGCGTCAAGACTCTTTCCCGACGTGGCCGTTCTGCCCGGCCTGATGCGGATCAAGGGGTACTCCCAGACCGAGGCCTGGGTGCGCCGGCACTTCGCGGTCCACGACGGTCCGGGCGGCGGGCTGCTGACGTTCCCGTACGACTGGCGGCTCGACAACCGGGTGCACGCCCACCGGCTCGCCAAGGAGGTCGACGCCCACCTGCGCGCCTTCCGCGAGCGCACCGGGGCCGACGAGGCCCAAGTGGTCATCGTGGCCCACAGCATGGGCGGCCTGATCGCCCGCTACTACCTGGAAGTCCTCCAGGGCTGGCGCGACTGCCGGGCCCTCATCACGCTGGGCACCCCGCACCGCGGCTCGCCCCGCGCCCTGGACGCGCTGGCCAACGGCTTCCGCCACCTGCCCGGAGTCGGCGCGCTGACCCGCCGGCTGCCGTCGGTCCATCAACTCCTGCCGGTCTACCCGGTGCTGGACTCCGGAGCCGGGCACCTCCGGCTCGCCGAGTCCGGACCCCTGCCCGGTCTGCGTCCCGAACTCGTCGCGGACGGGCTTCAGTTCCACCGCGAGATAGAGACCGCGGCCCGCGACTCCGCCGCCGCGCACCGGGTGCTCGTGCCCGTCGTCGGTACCCGCCAGCGCACCACCCTCCAGTCGGCCCGGTTCGACGGCCGCGTGGTGCGCTGCTCCACCGATCCACCCGGGCCCCGGGTCCCTGCCGAACTCGCCGACGGCGACGGCACGGTGCCCCGGCTCTCCGCCATGCCCGCCCGTCTGCCGGAGCACCAGTGCCGGTTCGTCCCGGAGGCGCACAGCGCGCTCCAGTTGCCCCGCGTCCTGACCGGACAGCTCCTGGAACTGCTGCGCCACCTCCAACTGCCCGGACTCAAGGACGTCCTGGGGCCGGCGGCGCCGGCGGCGGCGCCACCACCGGCGGCGATCAGCAGCGAGCTGGAGGACGCGTACCCGGGCACGGGACCGGCGCGACTGCGGGCCCGGGTGGTGGGCGGCAACCGGCCGCCGGACCGGCTGCGCGCGTCGCTGACCGGGGACGACGGGGCGACGTACGAGGTGGAGCTGCTCGCGGCGGGGGACGAGCGGGAGGCCCGCTTCGAGGCCGCGCCCACCCTGCCCCCGGGCCTGTACGACGTGCGGATCTCCGCCGACTCCGGGACACCGGCGCCGGAACCCGTCCAGGACTGCTTCGCCGTCCTCACCGACGGCGCGGCCCCCTAG
- a CDS encoding 2OG-Fe(II) oxygenase codes for MDLYESKIEDTVDSWERRGFSVVRGLFSNEETSVLRQALEREISQERTPAPEGSTVWSGRPVFYTEARGPSAGVRSLTYVARCHDVMPHAPLVRRFTDFRGRVAGRLPGGALQRGSRDRLCTSLISIPRGRRIDWHQDVGPGSPPLIAVLHLSRRGIDFEGGSFLVRTPTEQTVDTLPGDVVLFPWDAWHAVTEVTRGERMVLSSGWLKEEDTEQRRGGTEG; via the coding sequence ATGGATCTTTACGAGAGCAAAATCGAGGATACTGTCGACTCCTGGGAGCGGCGCGGATTCAGTGTCGTACGGGGACTCTTCTCCAACGAGGAGACGTCCGTCCTGCGGCAGGCGCTGGAGCGGGAGATCTCCCAGGAACGCACGCCCGCGCCGGAGGGGTCGACCGTGTGGTCGGGCAGGCCCGTGTTCTACACGGAGGCGCGGGGGCCGAGCGCGGGCGTGCGGTCACTGACGTATGTGGCGCGGTGCCATGACGTGATGCCGCACGCGCCACTGGTGCGGCGGTTCACCGACTTCCGCGGCCGGGTGGCGGGACGGCTCCCGGGGGGAGCGCTCCAGCGCGGGTCGCGGGACCGGCTGTGCACCTCGCTGATCAGCATTCCGCGGGGCCGTCGCATCGACTGGCACCAGGACGTCGGGCCGGGCTCGCCGCCCCTGATCGCCGTACTGCATCTGTCGAGGCGCGGGATCGACTTCGAGGGCGGCTCCTTCCTGGTCCGCACACCCACCGAGCAGACCGTGGACACGCTCCCGGGGGACGTCGTGCTGTTCCCCTGGGACGCCTGGCACGCGGTCACGGAAGTCACCCGGGGAGAGCGCATGGTGCTCTCGTCCGGGTGGCTGAAGGAAGAGGACACCGAGCAGCGGAGAGGAGGAACGGAAGGATGA